TAACTTAAATTTACAGAAGTAAAACTAGAACACATTCAAAGTCGGTCACTGCTGAATCTGCTTGGCACGAAGCTTCTGTAAGGTTTTCTGTGTAGAGatggtaaaaaaatatttttatatattctaATATAACCTTCAACTCAAAATGCCAGCAACTActacaaaaatcttttttttaccttgtggAATTCCTTGGCTTTCAATCTGTTTTTCGCATAAGCTTCCTGTCGGCTcctgattgttttctgattcttcacctcctccagctgctcatACAGTCTGCAGGAGCACAATTACACaccatcattttgttttgtcaaacccACATCATTTATATTCAATGCATGTTTAATTTCAAATATGACTTTAATTGTAAgcaagagaagagagggaaaaaaaaaatctggctgAAAGTGCTTTGGACTTATACTACATATACAATATTCCAATACCTCTGAGTTCTCTGGTGCATCTCAGAAACATCCCGTTTCCTTTGCTCTTGTGTGTAGCATCTCACTTCATCCACCTTTTTCAGCTTGGAATCGTTCActgacaaacaggaaaatggAAAGTGGTTGAATTTTCTAGGTTGATAATCACTACAGCTTCTAACTATTTCACAAGGCACTGACCTATGGctaatattttaatgaaatttcaGTTTCTCATTTTGCTCAAAAACATAACGCAGTACAATGCCCACCACAGTCATATGGCATACAGGGCATGAAAGGTTTGGTCAAGATTTGTTACCATGTTAAGAGTTGGGTGAGTTAACAATGAACTGATCTCCCAAAAAAGGTAAAGTtcagatgaaatattttcaacattttaagcAAGAGTTGTggattatttttgtaaaattttagggtgaaaaaaggaaaagagcatGACACAAAGGTTTGGGCACCAATAGATGTGAGCTCTCAGATAAATAATGCTTCATAAATACATTATGAATAGTTACCTGAGTCATAGGTATTAAGTGTACCTCTACAGACATTTTATTAGCCTCACTAAGAGCCAACACAGAAACCACTCATGTTTTGCTAATGGCTAAACATAGTACAACTGATCAGATTAAGACATTTCATTGAGGGGAACAGCTGAGATCATTGTGACTTAGCTATATGTAGTTTTAAGGTTTCTTAAGTATCATATAGACAAATCAAAAGGCAAATGTCCAAAAGAAGAAACCTAACTAAAGTGAGCCTGtgtagtttgtcttttttgccACCCATGATACAAATGCAGAGCAGTGATTTGATTCAAAGTGTGAAATGGTATAAAGTTCAAATACCTGGAGGGGGAAGCTGGGGCTTTTGCTGCTTGATGAAGTCAGACTTCTCAGtggtctgctgctgctcagcttgGCCTCTGTTTGACTTATTAGTCTTATGTTGAGGCTCTGGTTTAGTCTTTGCCTTGCGAGTGACTGGTTTAGATTCCTCAGTTTTAGATTGCTCTCTGGCTTCAGATGGAAATTGTTTCTCAGGCTGAATCTTGATGAGAGCCGCTTTGGCCTTGATGTCTTCCACCCTGCGGGATGATCTCTGGAGCAGAGCTCTGCGCTTCTGCTGGTTGACCTCCTGCAGACCTCTGCTAGGACCCCACTGAAAGTCCAGGAACATCACTAAATGTAGGGAGGGAAAGAATGGAGGGctcacttttcaaaaatgtacaatgttctggctggaaaaaaaaaaaaaaaaaaaaaaagaatatatatatatatatataaataaaaaaaaaatgtaatgcatcaaaaaaacaagcaagcaaacaaaaaaaagatatctgATTGAGTATGTATAGATTTGCTACTTTTTTGTTCCTGATCACATCCAtctaaaaaagtaaaagcaggCTCCCCCACAGTTTAGCCAATGACCCCCAGTGTACTCCTGACAGCATCATATTTTCAGTTAGATGTGTTCACTGTTGTGAGTTTACCTGGATGCGTTTGGTCCTTGTCCTCTAGCGTCTCTTCTGGTATCAATGTGGATTCTGTACTCTATAGGAGAGCAGTATTATGTTCAGAAAGACACTTACAGCCAAAGTCATCATGTCCAGTTCGTCAATCACAGCACAGATTCTGAATGACTGATATTCATGTGCAGTTACCTCCATCTCTTGGCCTGTCCgtccttcctccctcactccATCCGGATGTTTGCCTTCCCAAATTCCCTCTTCCTCAGTGATGCTCGTCTCTTGGTCCTGCAGTGTGGTGTCTGTCAGGCTCACTAATGTTATCTCTGACTCCTCCAGGATCCCCTTCTCACTGCCCACCTCCTGATATCCAGGGAAGgatcacaataaaagccagccaataaaataacaagaacacaagacatttaaaaaacatgtcatttccCCAAATAATCTTTGACCTGCAGTTGTAGCATGACAGAGCAATGTAGTGCTCTCAATAAGCAGATGTTGTCTTTTTTGGCGCTGCAATTAATGTctgaaatgatgtttttttacaaaatgaacaaGAAAATCATACCAATATCTTATCTGAAGCTGGAATATCATTCCTCAGGTTTGAACCCTGCACAGACTTCAGTTCTTCAGCACAAAGGTCACTGAATGGGACTGGATCTTGAGGCTTTTCTGCATCCCTTCCTGTTGACTGCTGAAGACCCAAAGCAGCTGTATCATCACACATGGATAGGTTTGACAGATACAGAGCTGTTGGCTCCACATTAGTCCTCATGGTGTCATCCAACACGAGGACAGACTCTTGGAGCCGGCACTGGGACGATTCATGTAAGGCAGGCTTCTCTGTTCGAAGGTGTTCAGGTGACGGTTCAGACTCAACAGAAGGATCAGAGTGCGTTTTAGACTCTTCGAAAGGTGTGGAGACACTGCTTTCCCCACTACCTGGCTGTGCTTCAAGAGAGTTAGGCACATTGCGTTCGAGCAGGTGAAAGGTCATGGAGGGGTCGGCTGTTTCATTGTGGGTGACCTCAGCCAGTAGCGGATGGAAGGAGTCTGAGCCTGGAAAAACTAAGAAGGTGATAAAAGTGAATACAAGGCACAATTAAGTTTCTAACTAGGTAAGAAAAATACCATACCATAAGTAAAGCCTTGGCTATTAGGAATTCACCCCAACCTCACCTTCAGTCCTCTCTGGGCCCAAGTCCATCAGACTGGTTTGGTTCTGCAGTATCTGGTTTTCTGGATGTGGACTCACACCCGGGACAGTGGCACTTTGTGACGAAGCTTCAGGAGGCAATGCAGGGTATGACGGCAAACTGGCCTCAGTTGAGACACCAAGATCTACGTGGGTACTTTCACCTACAAACAGCAGATGAGTTGCAAACTCAAAAccttttttcactttgagaAAGTCCATTTGATAACTCAATCTGTATTTATCCATTAACtgtttaacaataaaatattgcAAAATTGGCAAATGGCCATCATCTGATTATTCAAGATGCTCAGTAGAAGGTTGGACACTTTTTTTCTGCTATTAACTTAACAGCCTCACTGCACGTTGTAGTTTCCCCATATGACCCTTCTTTTACCTGAGCTTCCACTGTGCTGATTATCAAGCTCCCCAACCAGCGGTCTCATCAGGCTCTCCTCCTGACCATCATCCAGCCATGTGGTCGACGGCTCCAGCGCCATCTGCCCCATCAGTTGACCAGCATAAAAATCCTGCCCACCACTCAGCCAATTAGAGCTGGACTGATGAGAGAGTCGACCAATCATCCGGCTTAGAGTGGAATCCCATCCACCTTGATCCATGCTCACTGAAGCTGGCAGACCTGGAAGGCGACCGATCATGGACGAGTGAGCAGAGGGTTGACCAACCAGTTGCTCCATGGCCGAGTCCCTCTGGTCAGCAGCGAGACAGGATGATTGGTTGGCCACCTGGCCTATCAGAGGCCTGAAAGAGTCCTGCTCTGGGTCCTCAGCCTGTGATGGGTCCTCACCTGAGAAGTGTTCCAGGATTTGATTGGCTGTATTTTCCCCTTCCTGtggcaaaaacacatcaatttAATTCTGGGCATTTTAAACCAAAACCATGGATCATTGATTGaagtctgaaataaaaatggagcTATCCTATGAGTGCCAGACTTTTTACAGCTAGCAGATGCAGTAACTTGATCAACTCAATCAGCACACCATATACACTGTATAATACAGttgactattcctttaaatacaattttattgCTGTTAATTCTTAACAAGTTCCAATACTTCCTAAATGGTTTGAGAGTCACTGACCAAGCCACTTGTCTGTGTTCCTGCTGTGTCTGGGGGAAGAGACCGACGACCTGCAGAGCCTTCATGCTCCCCTTTGCTCTCTGAGTCTTGAACCAAAGACTGCTGTGAAAGTGAAGACCCAGGTTCCTCCAGATATGAGCCTTCACTGTCTGCAGAGCAAAGAGAGACACTAAAAGACACACTACTGACATGGTACAGTCTTCTGGTATAAAATCCTGAATTATGTGCCATGAGTATGGCCTGTTTTAACTAAAACgtgtgttcacaacttgtttctgctgctcaaTGTACTGAATAAGAGGTTCCTCCaaacatttttgtaactttCCAAAGCAGAACATTTCACAGCAGTTTGCCAGGTGTGTGGAAGTGTGATTGTCACATCTGGCCTTTGAGTGTGGCCGGGACAAAGTGCTATAAGCAGTTTTCAGACATGGTTGTACCATTTCACTTGCACCAAACTAACAGATATGCGACACCTGCTATTAATCTATCAGGTTGACAAACAAGAGGCTATTCCTTTAATAAACATTTGCATTATGTGTAAAATACCTGTGGTTCTCCCAGCGGTGCTGAGGGAGATGTTTAGCTCCCTCGTGTATCTGTCAATAATGCGCTGGATGCTGCTGTCATTAAACAGAGAGTCTACAGCCACAGCAGGATGGCCTGCAGCTGAGCTGTCCTTCTTACAGGAGCTTTGACCAGATGGAGAGAAGACGTCAAGTAAATCTGCTCCTCGTCCTTCCTCACAGTGTCTGACAGGTGGAGATTTATCTAAAATaatgggagaagaaaaaaaagaaaaaaggagagcaGATTTAGACTAACAAAGTTAGAAACACAACTAGCATGTTGTCTGGTGAATATACACTGTATGGGTCTGGTATACAGTAGCTCTTTGTCACCTTAACAATGGATAGACAAACCATTCATGTACAGCAGCATCATGCTCCAGATGCCTGCAGAACTGAAGCATATTCAAACAGGTCCCACAATAATGCTTACAATTTTAGAGCACATTATCAAATCCTCTACTTATAAAGAAGAGCAAGCCAACTCGTGTTGGTCAGGTGATTTAAATACTTAATTTTTCCAGCTCCTGGTATCTTCGGACGTGGATTcttcaaataaatgaagatCAACTACATGAAAAATCATTAACAAAGCACAACAAACGCTCCTGTTGTTCCTCACCAGTGTTCTGCTCAGGATCCGTGGTGATGTAGCTGCCGGTGGAGATGGTGGTGGATGAGAGACAGTCAGAATCAGGAGGCCTAGGGGGAgactgacatacacacacacaaggattTTAAGGgtcaacataaaacattttgtaccaAAATGATGTATTGGTTTACAGATGCTCACAGATTCACTGAGCTCAGTTCAAGTGTAGAAACCATCATGAAACgtatttttattaaatacatttcaggTTTAGTAATTTTACATCATCGCTCagtacacagaaacaaacatcccacccccctacacacacacgcagacatacCCTGTCTCACCCTCTCATACACATTCACTCCatacaggcagacacacagacagaaaaagctTCTCAAGCATAATCACAGGCTGAGACAGGTACTGCCAAAGTACTCAGATTTGGCTAATTTTCATCATTGATCCACAGCATGTGAACCTCAGAGGGTCTACAATGGAGAGCAGAGATGCAATTTATCTTTGCTGCGCAAGTTTGCCACAAAGTAAAGAAAGAGCAAGTAATAAGTTTTGTACATCTTCAGTAGGTTACCTCTGTGTAGGACCTGTAGCTTGTGATTGCAGGACCAGAGTAGTCGGCTCCTCTCCCAGAGTCAGAGGAAAGCGGTGAGATTATTCTCATGGCTGAATCTGGAAAACAATATATGAACCAAGtgtaaatatctttattttgacctgttttttttgtgtgtgtttttttttaaataaattaaattaaatacgAACATTTTCCCCTCATTTAGGTTCTTTATCTCATCACTCTTCACATGCCCTCTACATACCAGACTCTGAAGATTCTGCCCCCATCAGCGGTCTCTCCCTCCAGAGGAGATGGCTGGATCTCCTTGAGCTTGTCCTAGAGCCGGTTGGTCTTTCAGCAGTCCGCTGATCACTGCTGGACACAGAGGGTGTCTGTGAAGTCCTGTTAGAGGTGTCAGACAAATCTGATTCCTCCTGCAGATCCCAGTCTACAGTGTATGAAGGAACCTTCATGCTATCCTCTGGGCCTGGAGATAGGACAAAACAACAATCCAATCAACTCATATTCCTCTCCTCAGCTTGACACATGGGTTGGGCATGAGATAAAAACACTATGTTATTCATGCGTTTCTGGTGACCTGTGATTTCGCTGCTGTTGAATGGCGTCTCCACCTCTTGAATAGCACTGAGTTCATGTTGTTCAGTCATCATCTCCGTGATTCCCAGCCTGACACGGGTCACCGGGGGCTTTGCTGCTCGAACAGGAGGAGGTTCTGAGGGGAGGGCCGACACTGGGGCAGGCCCAGCATGAGCGTTGGTCTGAGCAATGAGATCTTaata
The Seriola aureovittata isolate HTS-2021-v1 ecotype China chromosome 4, ASM2101889v1, whole genome shotgun sequence genome window above contains:
- the cep295 gene encoding centrosomal protein of 295 kDa translates to MKRKVAKLRLSPNEEARIIGEEHDRRRKLRIQQVREQQRYIALQIRQAVEQRRQRELEQLAEELRQDWERQQREKLDTLQRLYHESLQLLGQGHRSAKENEPDLAAIAQRQEENHTKAEERYREALKELKSQRLKDHERQSQFINARKKALQAEKERAAKVASLPPPPPNPIQNIDSRKPHVVRKSDVSAFAATHYHMSETAVDREVDTEQQNAHEEAELEVRRLKELQREEKRRREEQLEKARLRGKQALRKEQLEQDRERLLVELEHMQQTDLLRRRQLVSQMPAQIFQPLYKRQETREDFQREMEFAFEDMYTGERRVKGDLVVQLEPEPLPALSTGSQDQELDITQDENTQHDAEQEAASTEQETFAQVEPSRPAPKRALKKLLDRIRSQRNQWTGHNSRVPAADPPTVFTDQIPERDTTIETGSLTSEDKHKLPPIELPEPVHPPQPLEISEQSSAPDTRLPVLANRIQEFEEERKKREEELEKEKQQQVVLLQELEEQKDKLEQMLLEAQQEREHLKAAVTQEVPITQPHVPVHDREVTSVTPGQDTELEPPTGEDDHTRRIREYQQRLLEQNRIHQRSVEVARQRLDEYQRALRIRYSMTSTSFLPAVIPPGLSHPPLHSTQSVHLPPPLQLPTPAVQSYIHNRPQTSVEVPTRESDMLASPPHLPGSSFSSDSKLLQDEVESDLSSPKNQRPDKTAWLTDNIMERVTEHLPERVRPSSHSPESLPHNVFTTHQSATIPLHPTSDPIRAISPSITDDAPLVPVLAAVKPRTMSHGSLSSRGDDVERQRRELQEVQRQVLEKREAVVLQQKQQEEERQRQEDQRLRREEEMEQMRRQKETLQALIHTDTQPVPEAASEELVSEDIGQTRLRLLVSLLRAIEESNGGTLSHLEDPQQKDGSPQQLPSSSGETDLIAQTNAHAGPAPVSALPSEPPPVRAAKPPVTRVRLGITEMMTEQHELSAIQEVETPFNSSEITGPEDSMKVPSYTVDWDLQEESDLSDTSNRTSQTPSVSSSDQRTAERPTGSRTSSRRSSHLLWRERPLMGAESSESDSAMRIISPLSSDSGRGADYSGPAITSYRSYTESPPRPPDSDCLSSTTISTGSYITTDPEQNTDKSPPVRHCEEGRGADLLDVFSPSGQSSCKKDSSAAGHPAVAVDSLFNDSSIQRIIDRYTRELNISLSTAGRTTDSEGSYLEEPGSSLSQQSLVQDSESKGEHEGSAGRRSLPPDTAGTQTSGLEGENTANQILEHFSGEDPSQAEDPEQDSFRPLIGQVANQSSCLAADQRDSAMEQLVGQPSAHSSMIGRLPGLPASVSMDQGGWDSTLSRMIGRLSHQSSSNWLSGGQDFYAGQLMGQMALEPSTTWLDDGQEESLMRPLVGELDNQHSGSSGESTHVDLGVSTEASLPSYPALPPEASSQSATVPGVSPHPENQILQNQTSLMDLGPERTEVFPGSDSFHPLLAEVTHNETADPSMTFHLLERNVPNSLEAQPGSGESSVSTPFEESKTHSDPSVESEPSPEHLRTEKPALHESSQCRLQESVLVLDDTMRTNVEPTALYLSNLSMCDDTAALGLQQSTGRDAEKPQDPVPFSDLCAEELKSVQGSNLRNDIPASDKILEVGSEKGILEESEITLVSLTDTTLQDQETSITEEEGIWEGKHPDGVREEGRTGQEMESTESTLIPEETLEDKDQTHPVMFLDFQWGPSRGLQEVNQQKRRALLQRSSRRVEDIKAKAALIKIQPEKQFPSEAREQSKTEESKPVTRKAKTKPEPQHKTNKSNRGQAEQQQTTEKSDFIKQQKPQLPPPVNDSKLKKVDEVRCYTQEQRKRDVSEMHQRTQRLYEQLEEVKNQKTIRSRQEAYAKNRLKAKEFHKKTLQKLRAKQIQQ